The Cannabis sativa cultivar Pink pepper isolate KNU-18-1 chromosome 8, ASM2916894v1, whole genome shotgun sequence genomic interval ATAACTAGCAGTGGAAAAGCTCAGAAAATCCACTAGTAGCTGAAAAGGAAATtcagaaaataaaagtttacGCAATGAGAAACTTAACCAAATAATTCACCAGAGAGATATACAAAGTTAATCATCTAGAGAAAGTTCAAAGGAAAAATACAGATGATTTACAAGTACAAACTTCTGGTCATTACAGAAAGAGTCGGTACTAGAACTAGAGCATGGGCACCCACACACAAAAGATAGAGAAAAAGAGTACAACAATAAGCTCAGATAATGTCAAATATCATCTACCTGAAAAAACAGTTCGGTATGCTCCTCTTCTTGAGACTCCCCAGAGGACATGAGAGTCATCTTCAGGTGCTTTCCGCACCATATGCTTGCCTGACATGTTGCATTCAAGATTTTACACTAATAGCCTTATGGAGAATAAGATATCTATAAATTTTCTTCAAGTCGAGATTAGAGTACCATCTATACCTTCGTTGCAAGGATAAGAAACTGGCATTGACAACAGGATATACCCGATTCCAGGTGCTTTAAAGCCACATGTATTATGGCCTTGTTTAACATGCACTGAGTTACATCCAGACAAGTGTAGTCTTCCCAAAATGTCAAGCTTGTTGTCAAGGCAAAAAAACAGCATACACTTTATAACACTCATTATAATCTTGGCAGATAAAATTTGATGAAACAtatgatatttaaattattttaattaattgatatgatattttaattatttttaatgtattgACTTTTCCTTTTTCTATCAATCATCAAAAAATAAGGTTACTTTATTCGCAAGTGGAATTGGGATGATGAATTTTTCGAATAGGACATGAAAAATGAAATAGGAAATTGTGAAAGTTTGAACAATATTGATTTtgattcagattcagatgaagAACTTGATGACGGGCCAACAGATGATGACAAgcaatatatgtttaattttagatatataATAGCTCAAAATATATGGAACGCAAGAGCAATTAGAtagtcttaaaaaaattattttaaatatttgctactaaattgttatagttttgactttattttatgaagagattattatttatgtatatattattaattgatgaaatttatttttaaatattataatattaatttactgtgtaattactaactatcaTGCCAAACATGATATTAGGAATTCACATGTAATTACCACTTCACATCCAAACACaccttgtattttaaaatacaatgtaATTACTATACAATGTAATTACTACCCTAGTAATTACACTgcatagtaattacacagttgtTTCCAAACAGACCCTAAATGAAATTTACTTGAGAGGGTACCCAaatgtaaaaatttaaataaaaaagattaaatTAAGAGACTTTTATTTGCACTTTAAAAACTTATAAATATAtcccattttaaaatatatatattttttttacataaaatatacatCTTTAAATATATTTGAAGAAAACAAGATATTACATGCTCATACATTGGAAGTGAGATCATTTTGAGATCACTAGATATTTTGATTCTCACTTTGCAGGATGTCAAAATAGTAAGAGATTCATTTTAggttaaatgattaattattgtttttatagttattaataAATAggtgttatacccaaaattcggctGACACTTCAAAAAAGACACGTGTCAACTTGGGAGAATACGAACTAACaagtataatattaattatatttgtagatgttaaaatggaataactcattaaatattGAATTGATAGAGTATATTTATAACTCAGTGATTGTAAAGTCATAAGCGAGACTAGGATGTATGAACTATATTAACTCACGTATTGACGAGAACCATACGACATCACTAGTGCGAGACGAGACATCAACCTTGCTACGCGTGACGAGACATAGACGAGACATGATGATTGTTGGGGCACTTAGCGTATAATACACattatacaaactaagtataataGTCGAAAGAGTCCAAACAATTAATAGCGAGTCATCCATCTCTCTATAGGCAGGCACACTCGGGATACCTTCACTAATCAGCTCCAGACATCTTTTAATGAGATCCACAGCTCCGTTGAGTTAGCTCTCTCAGATAGAAGCTGAGATTCAAATGATGTTGACTGCTAAAGTTCACCTTGTCACACATAACTGTGATTGTCAGATGGAGCGTTATGTCTTCAAGCGTATAAAACGACGAGGTTTACATTATCAATCTCGAAAAAGACATGAGAAAAGCTCTAGCTCGCAACCAGGGTTATTGTTGCTATATTCCTAGCGAGACGTCCCAGAACGATACGCTTTACAACATAATTAATACACGTTTGCATTGATCCGGTAAAAGCGGACCAATCACAACtgtgtgattttcaaataataaccaCATTTATTTTACGTGGGATGTAATCAAATTCCATAATTTCAGGGAATTATTGTTGTAAAATATTAGTCAAATTTGTAATTAACTGACCtccta includes:
- the LOC133030074 gene encoding uncharacterized protein LOC133030074 is translated as MSVIKCMLFFCLDNKLDILGRLHLSGCNSVHVKQGHNTCGFKAPGIGYILLSMPVSYPCNEGKHMVRKAPEDDSHVLWGVSRRGAYRTVFSATSGFSELFHC